Part of the Nitrospirota bacterium genome, CTCGGCTCGTCCTGGCGGCGGATGCGCCGGATCAGCCGAAGAGCATCCGGATGACCTGCGGGTCCTGCCCGAGCGGCTATGCCACGACCGGGGTGACGAAAGAGCCGGCCATCTGCAAGGAGGGCGACCATACGCTGGTCGAATGTGTGCCGCTGGGCGCCATGAACCTCCTGTCCGTCTGCGGCTCTTGCCCGGAGGGCTATGTCCAGGTCGGAAGCTCGACGGTGCCGGCGCGCTGCGGCGACATCGAGGGCGGACGCATGAGCCAGTGTCAGCTCCAGCAGATGGAACGGGCCCTGCCGGACCCGAGGCAGGGCGGGGTCTTCTGTCCGCCCAATTGCGCCGGCATCCTGCCGACGCCGGGGCAGGGCACGCTTGAGCGACCGCCGAAGTTTAAGCCTGCTCCCCAGGAATCCAAATGACCGACCGCATCCTCACCAACCAGATGACCGAGGAGGAGCGGGGCCTGGAGTCCACCCTACGGCCCCAGACGCTGGAGGACTACGTCGGCCAGGAGCGGATGAAGGAGTCGCTCCGCATCTGCATCGAGGCGGCCCGGCGCCGCAACGAAGCCCTCGACCACGCCATCTTCTACGGCCCGCCCGGCCTCGGGAAGACGACGATCGCCCACATCATCGCGCGGGAAATGGGCGTGGCGATCCGCTCGACCTCCGGGCTGGTCCTGGCCCATGCCGGAGACTTGGCCGCCGTCCTGACGAATCTCCAGGAGCGGGACGTGCTGTTCATTGACGAGATTCACCGGCTGCCGGCCTCCGTGGAGGAGGCCCTCTACCCGGCGATGGAGGACTATCAATTGGATCTCGTGATCGGCCAGGGCCCCTCGACGCGCACGATCAAGCTGGACCTCCCGCGGTTCACGCTGGTCGGGGCCACGACCCGCGCCGGCGCCCTGACCTCCCCCCTCCGCGAGCGGTTCGGGCTCGTCCACCGGTTGGACTTCTACGCCCCGGCGGAGCTGCAAGCGATCGTGACCCGCTCCGCCGGTCTCCTCGGCATTCCGATCGAGCCGGACGGTTCCGCCGAGATCGCCGGACGGGCCAGGGGGACCCCCCGCATCGCCAACCGGCTGATCAAGCGGGTGCGCGATTTCGCGCAGATCAAGGCCCAGGGACGGATCACCCGCGAGGTCGCCCGGGATGCCCTGGCCTGGCTGGGGGTGGACTCGGCCGGCTTCGACGAGATGGACCGGAAGATCCTCCTGACGATCCTCGAAAAATTCGGGGGCGGGCCGGTCGGGGTCGAGTCCCTGGCGGCGGCGGTGAACGAGGAACGGGACACGCTCGAGGACGTGTATG contains:
- the ruvB gene encoding Holliday junction branch migration DNA helicase RuvB; protein product: MTDRILTNQMTEEERGLESTLRPQTLEDYVGQERMKESLRICIEAARRRNEALDHAIFYGPPGLGKTTIAHIIAREMGVAIRSTSGLVLAHAGDLAAVLTNLQERDVLFIDEIHRLPASVEEALYPAMEDYQLDLVIGQGPSTRTIKLDLPRFTLVGATTRAGALTSPLRERFGLVHRLDFYAPAELQAIVTRSAGLLGIPIEPDGSAEIAGRARGTPRIANRLIKRVRDFAQIKAQGRITREVARDALAWLGVDSAGFDEMDRKILLTILEKFGGGPVGVESLAAAVNEERDTLEDVYEPFLIQAGYLERTARGRQVTRLTFQHFGKQKDLLT